CAGCCTGTCATCAAGGCTGCGCCGCGGGCACAATTAATGACCCGATCCATAGCATGACGATAAGTGGCTAATTTAGGTGCCCGCACATAGAAGAAAGCCGTCGCCGATTCAGGAATAACATTGGCGGCCTGGCCCCCTTCTTTAATAATGCCATGGATGCGAACATCACTGGGCAGTTGTTGCCTGAGGTAAGAGACCCCGGTAAAGGTCAAGTTGACAGCATCCAAGGCGTTGATTCCCAATTCGGGACTCATGGCGGCATGGGCGGCCCGACCGATAAAGTGAAAGTTGACGGCATTCATGGCTAGGGCACTAGCCTTGAGGTTGGTACTTTCATAGAGGTGCATCTGCATACAGGTATCAATATCATCAAAAGCCCCGCTCCGAGCTAAATCGACCTTGCGGCCAAAATTTTCTTCCGCTGGCGTACCAATCACGACCACCGTTCCTTGGAAGAACTCCTTCATTTGACTTAAGACAATTCCTGCCCCTACTGTCGAAGCCGAGATCCAATTGTGGCCACAGGCGTGACCTGGTTTTTTATCGGGTCCGAAACCCGGCAAGGCATCATATTCCGCTAAAAAGGCAATCTTTGGCCCATCTCCCAAGCAAAATTCTGCTCGGAAGGCGGTTTCAATCCCCTGATAGGCTCGGTCTACCTGAAAACCAGCTTCTTGGAGGAGCTTGGCGAGATAGTCCGAAGAGACGTATTCCTGGTCGCCTAATTCTGGATGTTGGAAAATGAACTGACTGATATCAAGAATTTGCGGAAAATTTGCTTTAACTTTTTGTCGCACATGATCATGAAGGGCGGTGATTTTTTGCTCATCTTTCATTAATGCTTTACCTTCTCTCTGTTAGTTATTAGGGATAGAGGACAAGAAAGACGTCGA
This genomic window from Aerococcus sp. Group 1 contains:
- a CDS encoding M20 family metallopeptidase encodes the protein MKDEQKITALHDHVRQKVKANFPQILDISQFIFQHPELGDQEYVSSDYLAKLLQEAGFQVDRAYQGIETAFRAEFCLGDGPKIAFLAEYDALPGFGPDKKPGHACGHNWISASTVGAGIVLSQMKEFFQGTVVVIGTPAEENFGRKVDLARSGAFDDIDTCMQMHLYESTNLKASALAMNAVNFHFIGRAAHAAMSPELGINALDAVNLTFTGVSYLRQQLPSDVRIHGIIKEGGQAANVIPESATAFFYVRAPKLATYRHAMDRVINCARGAALMTGCQLEISYPENEFYDLLVNPVLADRMEDHMRLSGFDDISEEEEKPGSTDIGNVSYACPTFYGNVGVGQGKVFVHEEGFLQVADSSEAHQQLKRAVEAFVALAIELDQDPDLLLKVKEAFKAQIKE